The genomic window AGGATAAGTTGGAGCTAGTTTTACAAAGAAAGTATTATAGTGTTTATATAAACAATAAAGGTGAGGGTTGGATTATTTGGAGTAGCTTATGAAATTCTAAGATATTTAAGTAACTATTATAAATTGCATGTTTATAAAATAGTTTTAGTGTGCTTTTTAAATAGGACTTAATGTAACACTTACTTTATTTAATTGTTATGAGTGGTTGAAGTAAGCCTAGAACTATCATAATTAGCAACTTGTGCTAAATTTTTTTTCAAAAACTTTCAATGTGGGCATATAAGATATATTATAATAATATTGATAGATTTCAATTCTTAAAACATGAAGACTGAACAAGAAATAATTGATCTTTGGGAATCAGCTGATGTGTTGGTTAGTATATGTTGCACAGCTTATAATCATGAAAAATATATAGAGCAAGCTTTGAGTGGCTTTTTAGAACAAGAAACAAATTTTTCGTTTGAGATAATCGTTAGTGATGATTGCTCCACAGATAACACTACTAGTATTATTAGAAAATATGCAAAAGATTATCCAAACATTATTAAGCCAATATATCAGGAAGAAAATCAGTATTCAAAAGGAGCCTTACCTATACGAGATTTTATATTACCCAAAGTTTCTGGTAAATATATCGCACTGTGTGAAGGTGATGATTATTGGAATAATCCTGAAAAACTTCAAATACAAGTAGATCTGCTGGAAGAGAATCCTACTTATATGGGCTGTGGTCATAACACAATGTTTTTAGAAGGTGGAAATATAACAGAAAGACTTTTTTTAGATCCTGAATGTACGAAAAAGACATATACATTTGATGATATTGTCGATTATGCTTATTTCCATACGACATCACTTGTTTACAGGTATAATGATAAGTATAAGAAATATATTGATGAGTATTTAGCTAAATACTCATGTGTTAATCGAAATGATTACTATATGTTGCTAGTGTTTTCTAACTTTGGTCCAATAGGATATATAAATAAGGTGATGTCGGTATATAGACTGAATGATGGTGGGATATGGAGTGGTGCTGGAAATGAAGATCAGATTCAAATGTTTTTAAAAGGGTGTGTTGATTTCAGTCATATTTTTCCAGGGTATAAATCTGACTTTATGATCTCTTTTGCTAATACTTTTTGTGAACATATAAATGATGTCTCTCTAGGTTTTATAGATACTTTTTTAAGTATGCTATCAGTCAAAGATCATGAATTAATTATTAAATCACTAATAGTGTTTAAAAAAAGAGATAATGATGTTATTAAAGAATGTAGTGAATACATTACATTTTTAGAGAAAAACTTGAATGATCACTCCTTAAAATCACTTGTTATAAAAATTATGAATGTTACTAGAGTGTTGCCTATTCTAAGGAAAATAAGAGGCGCTATTAAAAAATGTAAAGAATAATTATTTAATTTAAGTTTCTGGAGCTATAATCTGTTCTAATTCCTTCGTTGTTTTTTATTGAAGGCTATGTTTAATAATTTGTATGTTTTATTTTTCGTAATCTAGTAGGCTTTACTAAATATTTATT from Francisella adeliensis includes these protein-coding regions:
- a CDS encoding glycosyltransferase family 2 protein; the encoded protein is MKTEQEIIDLWESADVLVSICCTAYNHEKYIEQALSGFLEQETNFSFEIIVSDDCSTDNTTSIIRKYAKDYPNIIKPIYQEENQYSKGALPIRDFILPKVSGKYIALCEGDDYWNNPEKLQIQVDLLEENPTYMGCGHNTMFLEGGNITERLFLDPECTKKTYTFDDIVDYAYFHTTSLVYRYNDKYKKYIDEYLAKYSCVNRNDYYMLLVFSNFGPIGYINKVMSVYRLNDGGIWSGAGNEDQIQMFLKGCVDFSHIFPGYKSDFMISFANTFCEHINDVSLGFIDTFLSMLSVKDHELIIKSLIVFKKRDNDVIKECSEYITFLEKNLNDHSLKSLVIKIMNVTRVLPILRKIRGAIKKCKE